One segment of Palaemon carinicauda isolate YSFRI2023 chromosome 35, ASM3689809v2, whole genome shotgun sequence DNA contains the following:
- the LOC137627601 gene encoding tigger transposable element-derived protein 1-like yields the protein MEEFNASNGWFEKFKRSTGIHSIVQQGEASSSDTKAANDFVKKFGKIVEDEVYVEQQIFNCDKTGLFWKKKPSRTHITAEEKKIPGHKPMKDWLTPALCANVSGDCKIEPLLVYHSEHPWAFKAH from the coding sequence ATGGAGGAATTCAACGCGTCTaacggttggttcgagaaatttaagagatcgACAGGGATTCATTCAATTGTTCAGCaaggagaggcttcaagttcggatactaaggctgctaacgattttgttaagaagtttggaaagatcgtggaggatgaagtcTACGTAGAGCAGCAAATTTTCAATTGTGataaaaccggtctgttttggaaaaagaagcCTAGTCGAACAcatatcaccgccgaagagaagaaaattcctggacataagcctatgaaggattggttgactcctGCTCTATGTGCCAACGTCAGTGGGGACTGCAAAATAGAGcctttattggtttatcattccgaacaCCCTTGGGCTTTTAAGGCACATTAA